The following are from one region of the Procambarus clarkii isolate CNS0578487 unplaced genomic scaffold, FALCON_Pclarkii_2.0 HiC_scaffold_107, whole genome shotgun sequence genome:
- the LOC138360319 gene encoding uncharacterized protein encodes MNVFTEPYTHWDTSCSDPATRTTATSATATSATATSAPGHQCHGHQCHGHQCHGHQCPRSPVPPVTSATVTSATATSAPATRTTATSAPGHQCHGHQCPGHQNHGHQCHGHQCPGHQNHGHQCPGHQCPRPPMPPVTSATVTSATVTSATATRTTATRTTATSAPGHQCPRPPVPRSPVPRPPEPRPPVPPATSAPGHQCHGHQNHGHQCPGHQCPRPPVPRPPVPRPPVPRSPVPRPPVPRPPVPRPPVPLKFVVAQES; translated from the coding sequence ATGAATGTTTTCACTGAACCCTACACACACTGGGACACATCATGCAGTGACCCGGCCACAAGAACCACGGCCACCAGTGCCACGGCCACCAGTGCCACGGCCACCAGTGCCCCCGGTCACCAGTGCCACGGCCACCAGTGCCACGGCCACCAGTGCCACGGCCACCAGTGCCCCCGGTCACCAGTGCCCCCGGTCACCAGTGCCACGGTCACCAGTGCCACGGCCACCAGTGCCCCGGCCACCAGAACCACGGCCACCAGTGCCCCCGGCCACCAGTGCCACGGTCACCAGTGCCCCGGCCACCAGAACCACGGCCACCAGTGCCACGGCCACCAGTGCCCCGGCCACCAGAACCACGGCCACCAGTGCCCCGGCCACCAGTGCCCCCGGCCACCAATGCCCCCGGTCACCAGTGCCACGGTCACCAGTGCCACGGTCACCAGTGCCACGGCCACCAGAACCACGGCCACCAGAACCACGGCCACCAGTGCCCCCGGCCACCAGTGCCCCCGGCCACCAGTGCCACGGTCACCAGTGCCCCGGCCACCAGAACCACGGCCACCAGTGCCCCCGGCCACCAGTGCCCCCGGCCACCAGTGCCACGGCCACCAGAACCACGGCCACCAGTGCCCCGGCCACCAGTGCCCCCGGCCACCAGTGCCACGGCCACCAGTGCCACGGCCACCAGTGCCACGGTCACCAGTGCCACGGCCACCAGTGCCACGGCCACCAGTGCCACGGCCACCAGTGCCACTGAAATTTGTGGTTGCCCAAGAATCCTAA